A portion of the Acidihalobacter yilgarnensis genome contains these proteins:
- a CDS encoding porin, with protein MKKTLIAAAVGAVIAVPVVAQADVTLYGKFEPSLDYLNTNTTGGVTNGSSTSKSISGFSLNSSRWGVKGSEDLGDGLRALFQVESTISTDGKAALGNRNTFAGIAGGFGTVIAGRHDTPMKSLGRAVDLFGDQIGDSRNLISGKYDSSKGFDQRVPDMIAYVTPQMGGFKVVGQYGFDGGVKSGSLYSLLGEYKMGPMMVGLAYENHGKGLYNGSKAETGVRLAGSYKIGAFKLVGLVEQLTNLGGYQYIGNSSANPKAKATVYGFGGMYTMGSNAIKAQVYQANPDGSNNNSTMFAIGFDHTFSKRVMAFVDYAHMTNQSGAMMNVWGGGHSATYVNANNSPATVTVGAGKNPYAISTGMMIKF; from the coding sequence ATGAAGAAAACCCTTATCGCTGCCGCGGTGGGCGCGGTGATTGCGGTCCCCGTCGTTGCACAGGCGGATGTGACCCTGTACGGCAAATTCGAGCCATCGCTCGACTACCTCAACACCAACACCACCGGTGGCGTGACCAACGGCAGCTCGACCAGCAAGAGCATCTCTGGGTTCTCCCTGAACAGCTCGCGTTGGGGCGTCAAGGGTTCCGAGGATCTGGGTGACGGCCTGCGCGCGCTGTTCCAGGTCGAGAGCACGATTTCCACCGACGGCAAGGCCGCACTGGGCAACCGTAACACCTTCGCGGGCATCGCCGGCGGCTTCGGCACGGTGATTGCCGGTCGTCACGACACTCCGATGAAGAGCCTGGGCCGTGCGGTCGACCTGTTCGGCGATCAGATTGGCGACAGCCGTAACCTGATCAGCGGCAAGTACGACAGCAGCAAGGGCTTCGACCAGCGCGTGCCGGACATGATCGCCTACGTCACCCCGCAGATGGGCGGCTTCAAGGTTGTCGGTCAGTACGGCTTTGACGGCGGCGTGAAGAGCGGTTCTCTGTACAGCCTGTTGGGCGAGTACAAGATGGGTCCGATGATGGTCGGCCTGGCCTACGAGAACCATGGCAAAGGCCTGTACAACGGCAGCAAGGCCGAGACCGGCGTGCGTTTGGCAGGTAGCTACAAGATCGGCGCCTTCAAGCTGGTGGGCCTGGTCGAGCAGCTGACCAATCTGGGCGGTTACCAGTACATCGGTAACAGCTCCGCGAACCCGAAGGCCAAGGCCACCGTGTATGGCTTCGGTGGCATGTACACCATGGGCTCGAACGCGATCAAGGCGCAGGTGTACCAGGCCAACCCGGATGGCAGCAACAACAACTCCACGATGTTCGCGATCGGCTTTGATCACACCTTCAGCAAGCGTGTGATGGCCTTTGTCGACTACGCGCACATGACCAACCAGAGTGGCGCGATGATGAACGTATGGGGCGGCGGTCACAGCGCCACCTACGTCAATGCCAACAACAGCCCCGCGACCGTTACGGTGGGTGCTGGCAAGAACCCCTATGCCATCTCCACCGGCATGATGATCAAGTTCTAA
- the coq7 gene encoding 2-polyprenyl-3-methyl-6-methoxy-1,4-benzoquinone monooxygenase, giving the protein MRHLSPLDHFLGAIDQSLRTVYAKPATTARPNPATGLPEAELSDDERHLTGRLLRIDHAGEVAAQGLYQGQAITARDAGIREQMRRSADEENDHLSWCEARLEATGAHKSYLNPFWYWGSFGIGALAGIAGDRWSLGFVDETEQQVVRHLDDHLARLPQDDQRSRAVLVQMREDEAHHAHKARTAGAAKLPAPIRGLMRVVSKVMTATAERI; this is encoded by the coding sequence ATGCGACATCTCAGCCCGCTAGATCACTTCCTTGGTGCGATCGACCAGTCGTTACGCACGGTCTACGCAAAACCCGCAACCACCGCGCGCCCCAATCCCGCCACCGGCTTACCCGAGGCCGAACTCAGCGATGACGAACGCCACCTTACCGGCCGACTTCTGCGTATCGATCATGCGGGCGAAGTAGCGGCCCAAGGCCTTTATCAGGGACAGGCCATCACCGCCAGGGACGCCGGCATACGCGAGCAAATGCGCCGCTCCGCCGATGAGGAAAACGATCATCTGTCCTGGTGCGAAGCGCGCCTGGAAGCGACCGGCGCCCATAAGAGTTATCTGAACCCGTTTTGGTATTGGGGCAGCTTCGGTATCGGCGCCCTCGCGGGGATTGCAGGGGACCGCTGGAGCCTCGGCTTCGTGGACGAAACCGAACAGCAGGTGGTACGTCACCTAGACGATCACCTCGCCAGGCTGCCACAGGACGACCAGCGCAGTCGCGCAGTACTCGTACAAATGCGGGAGGACGAAGCGCACCACGCACATAAGGCCCGCACCGCCGGCGCCGCGAAGCTGCCGGCGCCGATACGCGGGCTGATGCGCGTGGTCTCCAAGGTGATGACCGCAACCGCCGAACGGATCTAA
- the rplM gene encoding 50S ribosomal protein L13, which translates to MKTFSAKPAEVRRDWYLVDAKDKTLGRLATEIARRLRGKHKPEYTPHVDTGDYIVVVNAGQIRVTGSKTTDKIYYHHTGYIGNMKSASFEKMMQKDPTKVLEMAVKGMLPKNPLGRAMHKKLKVYAGAEHRHVAQQPAPLEL; encoded by the coding sequence ATGAAGACCTTTAGTGCAAAACCGGCCGAGGTGCGGCGCGATTGGTACTTGGTGGATGCCAAGGACAAGACCTTGGGCCGTCTTGCTACCGAGATCGCACGTCGACTGCGCGGCAAGCACAAACCCGAATACACGCCGCATGTCGATACCGGCGACTACATCGTGGTTGTCAATGCGGGCCAGATCCGCGTGACCGGCTCCAAGACCACCGACAAGATCTACTATCATCACACCGGCTACATCGGCAACATGAAGTCGGCGAGCTTCGAGAAGATGATGCAGAAGGATCCGACCAAGGTGCTTGAGATGGCGGTCAAGGGTATGCTGCCCAAAAATCCGCTGGGTCGCGCGATGCATAAGAAGCTGAAAGTATACGCCGGTGCCGAGCACCGCCATGTGGCGCAGCAGCCTGCGCCGCTCGAACTCTAA
- a CDS encoding DUF481 domain-containing protein: MRLFAYITVLCCLSAYCATACAEPPPAGWSGNTQVGGVQTTGNTQSSTADGKFKLNFLRHPWQNTVRLSGLYASTNGTTNAQNWQGSNQTRYSITKHNYLFGLFNAQAVRFSGYDYQVSEVFGLGRRLYDSPRQTLDIEAGMGARQSRLSEGGARSVGISRLGMSYDFDITEHSEFTQHVSMETGVNNTFIKSVSALKMSIYGPLSANLSYTITHNSNVPTGTRKTDTISSVTLEYVF, translated from the coding sequence ATGCGTTTGTTTGCCTATATTACAGTCTTGTGCTGTCTGTCCGCCTATTGCGCGACAGCATGTGCAGAACCGCCACCTGCAGGTTGGTCCGGCAACACGCAGGTGGGTGGCGTGCAGACGACCGGCAATACGCAATCGAGCACCGCAGATGGGAAGTTCAAGCTCAATTTTCTACGTCATCCTTGGCAGAATACGGTTCGCTTGAGTGGTTTGTACGCGTCTACCAACGGCACGACGAATGCGCAAAATTGGCAAGGCTCGAATCAGACGCGGTATTCCATCACCAAGCACAACTATCTATTCGGTCTGTTCAATGCCCAGGCAGTGCGTTTCAGCGGTTATGACTATCAAGTTTCCGAGGTATTCGGACTTGGCCGGCGCCTGTACGATAGTCCTCGGCAGACGCTCGATATTGAGGCCGGTATGGGCGCCCGTCAGAGCCGCCTGTCCGAGGGTGGGGCGCGTAGTGTAGGGATCAGTCGCTTGGGCATGAGCTACGACTTCGATATTACGGAGCATTCTGAATTTACACAGCATGTCTCTATGGAAACCGGTGTGAACAACACCTTCATCAAGTCGGTCAGTGCGCTCAAGATGAGCATTTATGGTCCCTTGAGCGCAAATCTGAGTTACACCATCACGCACAATAGCAACGTTCCGACGGGTACGCGCAAGACGGATACGATATCGTCGGTCACCCTGGAATATGTCTTTTGA
- a CDS encoding (2Fe-2S) ferredoxin domain-containing protein encodes MSYYERHVFFCTNQREGGKACCGDHGSAELRAYAKERTKELAIAGAGRVRVNIAGCMGRCEEGPVLVVYPEGVWYTYEDKADLDEIIEEHLQHGRIVDALRI; translated from the coding sequence ATGAGCTATTACGAACGGCATGTTTTTTTCTGCACCAACCAGCGCGAAGGTGGAAAGGCCTGTTGTGGTGATCATGGTTCGGCCGAGTTGCGCGCCTACGCGAAAGAACGCACCAAGGAGTTGGCGATTGCGGGCGCCGGCCGGGTGAGGGTCAATATCGCGGGTTGCATGGGGCGTTGTGAAGAAGGGCCGGTGTTGGTCGTCTATCCCGAGGGGGTTTGGTATACCTACGAGGATAAGGCCGATTTGGATGAAATCATCGAAGAGCATCTGCAGCACGGCCGTATCGTAGATGCCTTGAGAATCTGA
- a CDS encoding GNAT family N-acetyltransferase, with the protein MNVDPHIREAQSDEDIRRGFAVMSQLRPHLATEDFTTRVRRLMAGGFRLALLEDVGKVRAVAGFRLTENLSVGRFLYVDDLVTDEAVRSHGHGSRLLAWLEETARDAGCAQLVLDSGVQRFDAHRFYLRAGYAIRSHHLSRML; encoded by the coding sequence ATGAACGTTGACCCACACATCCGCGAGGCGCAAAGCGACGAAGACATCCGTCGCGGTTTCGCGGTGATGTCACAACTGCGGCCGCATCTTGCCACCGAAGACTTCACGACACGTGTTCGACGCCTAATGGCGGGTGGATTCCGTCTCGCGCTGCTGGAGGATGTGGGCAAAGTCCGCGCGGTTGCCGGGTTCCGCCTGACCGAAAACCTCTCGGTCGGGCGCTTCCTCTACGTCGACGACCTGGTGACCGACGAGGCCGTGCGCTCGCACGGACACGGAAGCCGCCTGCTCGCATGGCTGGAGGAAACCGCCCGTGACGCAGGCTGCGCACAGCTCGTACTCGACTCTGGGGTGCAGCGCTTCGACGCGCATCGCTTCTACTTGCGCGCTGGCTACGCCATTCGCTCGCACCACCTGAGCCGCATGCTCTAG
- a CDS encoding DUF3683 domain-containing protein — MSERIREIPYNYTSFSDREIVIRFLGEAMWEILDRLRNTRRTGISARMLFEVLGDMWVVTRNPYIQDDLLGNRKRQVQLIEAMRHRLDQIVARAEGNDDALRLAEAARTAVMRFAEGFPAERKRRARALRRFSRHTRRDNIDFGGLARVSHVTDATDWRVELPFVVLTPDSEAEMAALVQDCIALGLTVIPRGGGTGYTGGVIPLTPDSAVINTEKLEGLSEVRLADLPEGPAQVATVRAEAGVVTNRVSERAAEHGLAFAVDPTSQDASTIGGNVAMNAGGKKAVLWGTTLDNLVSWRMVTPEAEWLEVERLGHNLGKIHEQTQVRFRVTRYRADGKTPRGKPEILSFAGASFRKAGLGKDVTDKFLGGLPGIQKEGCDGLITSAVFILHRMAAHTRTVCMEFYGADLHQAVPAIVEIKNLLDEDSNVVLAGLEHLDERYVRAVKYTPKGARGERPKMVLIADIAGDDEDAVARAASRVVRVTNQRGGEGFVAVSPEARRKFWADRARTAAIAAHTNAFKINEDVVIPLEHLAAYSEGVERINIRLSISNKLRVVEAMIACLAGDLPELKRVIGYEASDEGERLLSVKRTAALDHLRAVEGRWRGLLAYGEALASDHLAWVPEALRGRVREGDTPMRLMLRRDLVVSYRAEVERPLKEIFDGREFEPLCARLDGIHREILSGRLFVALHMHAGDGNIHTNIPVNSNDYAMMREAETVVDEIMGLAKGLDGVISGEHGIGLTKMQYLEPAAIESFAAYKQQVDPEGHFNRGKLMPGSGLMRAYTPSLRLVEQEALILEASELGDLNNDIKDCLRCGKCKPVCATHVPRANLLYSPRNKILATGLIIEAFLYEEQTRRGISLHHFEEMNDVADHCTVCHKCLNPCPVNIDFGDVSVRMRHILKQRGKRTRSPVTALSMAFLNVKDPATIRLLRKTMIEWGYRAQRFGHGVFRRLGLLRNHRPPAATTGKPTLRAQVVQFVKKPMPGGLPAQTMRGSLGLEDANMVPVLRDPVATTDESEAVFYFPGCGSERLFSQIGLATLAMLYEVGAQTVLPPGYLCCGYPQTSGGDVEKGRQITTENRVLFHRVANTLNYLDIKTVIVSCGTCMDQLLKYEFERIFPGCRLLDIHEYLMEKGVKLDGVEGVQYLYHDPCHTPMKTYDPIQVASDLMGQSVSLSDRCCGEAGTFAVSRPDIATQVRFRKEEELRGGIKALTGSERAEAGNVKMLTSCPACQQGLARYAEDTGLDTDYIVVELARHRMGAAWAEGFVERVRNGGIERVLL; from the coding sequence ATGTCTGAACGTATTCGCGAAATCCCCTATAACTACACCTCCTTTTCCGACCGTGAAATCGTGATCCGGTTTCTCGGCGAGGCCATGTGGGAGATCCTCGACCGGCTACGCAATACCCGCCGTACGGGAATTTCCGCGCGCATGTTGTTCGAGGTGCTCGGCGACATGTGGGTGGTCACCCGCAATCCCTACATCCAGGATGATCTGCTCGGTAATCGCAAACGTCAGGTGCAGCTGATCGAGGCCATGCGTCATCGACTGGATCAGATCGTGGCGCGGGCCGAGGGTAATGACGACGCCCTGCGTCTGGCCGAGGCGGCGCGTACCGCGGTGATGCGTTTTGCCGAAGGCTTCCCCGCCGAACGCAAGCGACGCGCACGCGCATTGCGGAGATTCTCGCGGCACACGCGGCGCGACAACATCGATTTCGGTGGTCTGGCTCGGGTGTCGCATGTCACTGATGCCACCGATTGGCGCGTGGAGCTGCCCTTCGTTGTGCTCACGCCTGACAGCGAGGCGGAGATGGCTGCACTGGTGCAGGATTGTATCGCCCTAGGCCTCACCGTGATCCCGCGCGGCGGTGGCACCGGTTATACGGGCGGGGTCATTCCATTGACGCCGGACAGTGCGGTCATCAACACCGAGAAGCTGGAGGGGCTCTCCGAGGTGCGTCTTGCCGATCTGCCGGAAGGACCGGCGCAGGTGGCGACGGTGCGTGCCGAGGCGGGAGTGGTCACCAATCGGGTGTCCGAGCGCGCGGCCGAGCATGGTCTTGCCTTCGCGGTTGACCCGACCTCTCAGGATGCCTCGACCATTGGTGGCAACGTGGCGATGAATGCCGGCGGCAAGAAGGCGGTGCTGTGGGGCACGACGCTGGACAATCTAGTGTCCTGGCGCATGGTGACGCCAGAAGCGGAATGGCTTGAGGTCGAGCGGCTCGGACATAACCTTGGCAAGATTCATGAGCAGACGCAGGTGCGCTTTCGCGTGACGCGCTACCGCGCGGATGGCAAGACGCCGCGCGGCAAGCCTGAAATCTTGAGCTTTGCCGGCGCCAGTTTCCGCAAGGCGGGACTCGGCAAGGATGTGACCGACAAGTTTCTCGGTGGATTGCCGGGGATACAGAAGGAAGGCTGCGATGGCCTAATTACCTCCGCGGTCTTCATTTTGCACCGTATGGCGGCGCATACGCGCACGGTGTGCATGGAGTTTTACGGCGCCGACCTGCATCAAGCCGTGCCGGCCATCGTGGAGATCAAGAATTTGCTCGACGAAGACTCAAATGTGGTCCTCGCCGGTCTGGAACACCTTGATGAGCGTTATGTACGCGCGGTCAAGTACACGCCCAAGGGCGCGCGCGGCGAACGGCCCAAAATGGTGCTGATCGCGGATATCGCTGGCGATGACGAGGACGCAGTGGCGCGTGCGGCTTCCCGTGTGGTGCGAGTCACCAATCAGCGAGGTGGTGAGGGATTCGTGGCGGTGAGCCCAGAGGCGCGCCGCAAGTTCTGGGCAGACAGGGCACGTACCGCAGCGATCGCGGCACATACTAATGCATTCAAGATCAATGAGGATGTGGTGATTCCCCTGGAACACCTCGCCGCTTACAGCGAGGGCGTGGAACGCATCAATATCCGCCTGTCGATCAGCAACAAACTGCGCGTGGTCGAGGCCATGATCGCCTGTCTGGCAGGCGATCTGCCCGAACTCAAGCGTGTGATCGGCTACGAGGCCAGCGATGAGGGTGAGCGCCTGTTATCGGTCAAGCGCACGGCTGCGCTTGACCACCTGCGTGCGGTCGAAGGGCGTTGGCGCGGACTGCTGGCCTATGGCGAGGCCCTGGCGTCGGACCATTTGGCCTGGGTGCCGGAAGCGTTACGCGGCCGCGTGCGCGAAGGAGACACGCCGATGCGCCTGATGCTGCGCCGCGATCTGGTGGTGTCCTATCGCGCCGAGGTTGAGCGGCCACTCAAGGAGATTTTCGACGGGCGCGAGTTCGAGCCCTTGTGCGCACGACTCGACGGTATCCACCGCGAGATTCTATCGGGTCGGCTGTTCGTTGCCCTGCACATGCACGCGGGCGACGGCAACATACACACCAACATTCCGGTCAATTCGAACGATTACGCGATGATGCGTGAGGCGGAGACAGTCGTCGACGAGATCATGGGCTTGGCCAAGGGGTTGGATGGGGTGATCTCCGGCGAGCATGGCATCGGTCTGACCAAGATGCAGTACCTCGAACCGGCGGCTATCGAATCGTTTGCCGCCTACAAGCAGCAGGTAGACCCTGAGGGACATTTCAATCGGGGCAAGCTGATGCCCGGCTCCGGTCTGATGCGCGCCTATACGCCGTCACTGCGGTTGGTTGAGCAGGAGGCGTTGATTCTTGAGGCGAGCGAACTGGGTGACCTGAACAACGACATCAAGGACTGTCTGCGTTGCGGCAAGTGCAAGCCAGTGTGCGCAACGCATGTTCCGCGCGCGAATTTGCTGTATTCCCCGCGCAACAAGATATTAGCGACAGGCTTGATTATCGAAGCATTTCTCTATGAGGAACAGACCCGGCGGGGCATTTCCCTGCATCATTTCGAGGAAATGAATGACGTGGCCGATCATTGCACGGTATGCCACAAGTGCCTCAACCCCTGTCCGGTGAATATCGATTTCGGTGATGTGAGCGTGCGTATGCGCCATATCCTCAAGCAGCGCGGTAAGCGTACGCGCAGTCCAGTGACGGCCTTATCAATGGCCTTTCTCAACGTCAAGGATCCTGCGACGATACGGTTGCTGCGCAAGACGATGATCGAGTGGGGATACCGCGCCCAGCGCTTCGGACACGGTGTTTTCCGGCGTCTGGGCCTGTTGCGCAACCATCGGCCGCCGGCGGCGACCACCGGCAAGCCGACGTTGCGCGCGCAGGTGGTGCAGTTCGTGAAAAAACCTATGCCCGGCGGATTGCCAGCGCAGACCATGCGTGGCTCCCTCGGCCTCGAAGACGCCAATATGGTGCCGGTGCTGCGCGATCCGGTGGCGACCACCGACGAATCCGAGGCCGTGTTCTACTTCCCCGGTTGCGGCTCCGAGCGCCTGTTCAGCCAGATCGGGCTGGCGACCTTGGCCATGCTCTACGAGGTCGGCGCGCAGACCGTGTTGCCGCCGGGTTATCTGTGCTGCGGCTATCCGCAAACTTCCGGGGGTGACGTCGAGAAGGGGCGACAGATCACCACCGAGAATCGCGTGTTATTTCACCGGGTGGCGAACACGCTCAATTATCTCGATATCAAGACGGTGATCGTTTCCTGCGGCACTTGCATGGATCAGCTGCTCAAATATGAATTCGAACGGATATTCCCGGGTTGCCGTTTACTCGATATCCACGAGTATCTGATGGAAAAAGGCGTCAAGCTCGATGGCGTTGAGGGCGTGCAATATCTCTATCACGATCCCTGCCACACACCGATGAAGACCTACGATCCGATCCAGGTCGCCTCGGATCTGATGGGGCAGTCGGTTAGTCTCTCGGACCGTTGCTGCGGCGAAGCCGGCACCTTCGCGGTCAGTCGCCCGGATATTGCGACGCAGGTGCGTTTTCGCAAGGAAGAGGAACTTCGAGGGGGGATCAAGGCGCTGACGGGCAGCGAGCGGGCGGAGGCTGGCAACGTCAAGATGCTTACCAGTTGCCCGGCCTGCCAGCAAGGGCTGGCGCGCTATGCCGAGGATACCGGGTTGGATACCGACTACATCGTGGTCGAGCTGGCGCGTCACCGCATGGGTGCGGCGTGGGCGGAGGGTTTCGTCGAGCGCGTGCGCAACGGCGGTATTGAGCGCGTACTGCTGTAG
- the rpsI gene encoding 30S ribosomal protein S9 produces MALTQYYGTGRRKSSAARVFLRPGSGSITINTKSIDEYFGRETARMIARQPLEAVQLSDKFDIKITVEGGGSSGQAGAIRLGIARALQIYDESLRPELRRHGFLTRDAREVERKKVGLRKARRATQFSKR; encoded by the coding sequence ATGGCACTGACTCAGTATTACGGCACCGGCCGTCGCAAAAGCTCTGCAGCACGCGTCTTTCTGCGCCCAGGCTCCGGCTCGATCACGATCAACACCAAGTCTATCGATGAGTATTTCGGGCGTGAAACGGCCCGGATGATCGCGCGGCAGCCGCTTGAGGCTGTTCAGTTGAGCGACAAGTTCGACATCAAGATCACCGTCGAAGGCGGTGGTTCCAGTGGTCAGGCAGGCGCCATTCGTCTGGGCATCGCACGCGCCCTCCAGATTTACGATGAGAGCCTGCGTCCCGAGCTGCGCCGTCACGGCTTCCTGACCCGGGATGCGCGTGAGGTCGAGCGAAAGAAGGTCGGTCTGCGCAAGGCTCGCCGCGCAACCCAGTTCTCCAAGCGCTAA
- a CDS encoding (Fe-S)-binding protein gives MDTHQAYAAAHPERFAATDSCVQCGLCLPHCPTYLQTRQEGDSPRGRVSLIQALARGDLPADARLTEHLESCLVCRACEDMCPSRVPYASLLDAARAELLDRGARPPVRPLESWLLRQFTHSRRFRYLMRVCLRAWRHGGPWRLSRFTGIDRLMGAGRLHSLLPPMQKTTLVETDNPPNQDPDQSENAGEVQLFTGCASEVFDQETLISARQVLTRLGYRVHIPVAQTCCGALHLHAGDEAGAQTLARENQAAFRTDLPILSTASGCGATLKDSTAWCGEDSREMANATEDICAFLQRADWSRASLLPTTLRVAVHTPCSLKRVMHSDDAVTQTLARLPGIELLEVAHNGRCCGAAGRYMIDHPEMADALVADKVADLAKMAPDILVSSNVGCALHIRAALQRAGLSIEVVHPVNLIARRLAPLAASRPVA, from the coding sequence ATGGATACCCATCAGGCATATGCCGCCGCACATCCCGAACGCTTCGCCGCAACCGACAGCTGCGTGCAATGCGGGCTCTGCCTCCCGCATTGTCCGACCTACCTTCAGACACGACAGGAAGGTGACTCCCCGCGCGGGCGCGTTTCCCTGATCCAAGCCCTGGCGCGAGGCGACCTCCCCGCCGACGCACGTCTCACCGAGCATCTTGAGAGCTGCCTCGTCTGCCGCGCTTGCGAGGACATGTGCCCGTCACGCGTCCCGTATGCCAGCCTGCTCGACGCTGCGCGCGCCGAACTGCTCGACCGAGGTGCGCGACCGCCAGTACGGCCCTTGGAGTCCTGGTTGCTCCGCCAGTTCACACACAGTCGTCGTTTTCGGTACCTTATGCGCGTCTGCTTGAGAGCCTGGCGGCACGGCGGGCCCTGGCGCTTATCTCGATTCACGGGCATTGACCGCCTCATGGGCGCCGGCAGGCTACACAGCCTGCTCCCACCCATGCAAAAAACCACACTCGTCGAGACGGATAACCCACCGAACCAAGACCCGGATCAATCCGAAAATGCCGGCGAAGTACAGCTATTCACCGGCTGCGCTAGCGAAGTCTTCGATCAAGAGACGCTAATCTCTGCCAGACAGGTACTCACTCGCCTCGGCTATCGCGTGCACATACCCGTAGCCCAGACTTGCTGCGGCGCACTGCATTTACACGCGGGCGACGAAGCGGGCGCCCAAACACTGGCGCGTGAAAATCAGGCCGCCTTCCGAACCGATCTGCCGATTTTGAGCACCGCCAGCGGCTGTGGTGCGACGCTCAAGGACTCGACCGCCTGGTGCGGCGAAGATTCACGCGAAATGGCCAATGCCACCGAAGATATCTGCGCGTTTCTACAAAGGGCCGACTGGTCGCGCGCGTCTTTGCTACCCACGACGCTACGCGTCGCGGTACATACGCCTTGCTCACTGAAACGGGTAATGCATAGCGATGACGCCGTCACACAAACACTGGCCCGCCTCCCCGGCATCGAATTACTGGAAGTGGCGCATAACGGCCGTTGCTGCGGCGCTGCTGGCCGTTACATGATCGATCACCCCGAAATGGCCGATGCGCTGGTTGCGGACAAGGTCGCAGACCTTGCGAAAATGGCACCCGACATCCTCGTCAGTTCGAATGTCGGCTGCGCCCTGCACATCCGGGCTGCCCTGCAGCGGGCGGGCCTGTCCATCGAGGTCGTGCATCCCGTAAATCTGATCGCTCGCCGGCTTGCCCCTCTTGCGGCATCCAGGCCCGTCGCTTAG